In one window of Verrucomicrobiota bacterium DNA:
- a CDS encoding DUF433 domain-containing protein gives MNFAEYFERDPAICGGEPVLKGTCVTLRTVLASLAEGSSFEQILEDYPSLTPDQLRAAVAFAAASAKKDLPAQVTPALG, from the coding sequence ATGAATTTTGCAGAATATTTTGAGCGTGATCCCGCGATCTGCGGCGGAGAACCGGTCCTCAAAGGGACGTGCGTCACCTTACGGACCGTCTTGGCCAGCCTCGCGGAGGGTAGCTCTTTCGAACAGATCCTGGAGGACTATCCCTCCCTTACCCCAGATCAACTGCGGGCAGCGGTGGCTTTTGCGGCGGCCTCCGCCAAAAAAGACTTGCCGGCCCAAGTGACGCCAGCCCTCGGGTGA
- a CDS encoding DUF5615 family PIN-like protein, whose protein sequence is MKLDENIPVSLVRVLAGLGHDVQTVHAEGLVGRKDQEIWSRCQAEGRLLITQDLDFSDARRFQPGTHAGLVLVRLQQPGRSGLINVLSWVFRAYDVEGWRGCFVIVSDTKVRVRRS, encoded by the coding sequence ATGAAACTCGACGAGAATATCCCCGTCTCTCTGGTGCGGGTTCTCGCGGGGCTCGGGCACGATGTACAGACCGTCCACGCGGAAGGCTTGGTGGGGCGAAAGGACCAGGAGATTTGGAGCCGCTGCCAGGCCGAAGGCCGACTGCTCATCACGCAGGATTTGGATTTCTCTGACGCGCGGCGGTTCCAGCCCGGGACCCACGCCGGGCTCGTGCTGGTTCGCTTGCAGCAGCCGGGGCGAAGCGGGTTGATAAATGTCCTATCCTGGGTTTTCCGAGCCTATGACGTGGAGGGCTGGAGAGGCTGCTTTGTGATCGTATCTGACACGAAGGTTCGGGTGCGGCGGAGTTGA